Proteins from a single region of Eremothecium gossypii ATCC 10895 chromosome VI, complete sequence:
- the CAF16 gene encoding putative ATP-binding cassette family ATPase CAF16 (Syntenic homolog of Saccharomyces cerevisiae YFL028C (CAF16)): MDTSQAVEVTGLSYKFPHAEEESLTDVNLVLPWRKRMLLCGSNGAGKSTLLKLLSGKHLCRSGNIRVDGRDPFAPANTADPADVMVTAYLGTEWCHMAIVHRDIGVQELLDSIGLQHFRERGTELLRILDVDLRWRMHRLSDGQKRRVQLCMGLLKPFKLLLLDEVTVDLDVVARTKLLHFLRLETERRECSIIYATHIFDGLADWPDRVVHIAHGRVLADLDVARDVSFAADRTDVVEAAGRVRIGHVRSLHPLALAWLARDEGKMASE, from the coding sequence ATGGACACCAGCCAAGCAGTGGAGGTTAcaggcctcagctacaaGTTCCCACACGCCGAGGAGGAGTCGCTCACAGACGTGAACCTGGTGTTGCCGTGGCGCAAGCGCATGCTGCTCTGCGGCTCCAACGGCGCCGGCAAATCCACGCTGCTCAAGTTGCTCAGTGGCAAGCATCTGTGCCGCAGCGGTAATATCCGCGTCGACGGCCGCGACCCGTTTGCTCCCGCTAACACGGCCGATCCCGCGGATGTCATGGTCACTGCATACCTTGGTACCGAGTGGTGCCACATGGCCATAGTGCACCGCGACATCGGCGTGCAGGAACTGCTTGACAGCATCGGCCTGCAGCACTTCCGCGAGCGCGGCACAGAGCTGTTGCGTATCCTCGACGTCGACCTCCGCTGGCGCATGCACCGCCTCAGCGACGGCCAGAAGCGCCGCGTCCAGCTTTGCATGGGCCTGCTCAAGCCCTTcaagctgctgctgctcgacgAGGTTACTGTCGACCTCGACGTGGTCGCCCGCACCAAGCTGCTGCACTTTCTCCGCCTGGAGACCGAGCGCCGCGAGTGCAGCATTATTTACGCTACCCATATTTTCGACGGTTTGGCTGATTGGCCGGACCGCGTTGTCCACATCGCCCACGGCCGTGTGTTGGCCGACCTCGATGTCGCCCGCGATGTCAGTTTTGCCGCAGACCGCACCGACGTCGTCGAAGCCGCCGGACGTGTCCGTATCGGGCACGTACGCAGCCTGCATCCGCTGGCACTAGCATGGCTCGCCCGTGACGAGGGCAAGATGGCCTCCGAGTAA
- the SPT8 gene encoding SAGA complex subunit SPT8 (Syntenic homolog of Saccharomyces cerevisiae YLR055C (SPT8)): MDEVDDILNQNQVEEEEDDEDDLDEEIADVADPANGNDEEGQDDDEEQEHNMDEDEDEDDDAEEEDMEDEDEDMEDEDEDEDEDEDGDNADLNGNSYSKVGSSKTTPEVETSRTSAYDKIHMYYSELARNAVLASDYSITPTAAIPIQTHVHSITMSKGLKYLFLGGQDGYIRKFDFLNTIEGKLSLTILQKHSLVESISNAGIMLSYWENEVPQAQKDMKLTKNGKEYEPKVSPVHSLEVHSECLYILAGQEGGGITLQGVRYMEGQIGHYFKKHTSTVNQLLLNDDETRFVSGSWDKQILDWDLHTGHCITEFKGVPAQISTLSFRPRYSTVELSSLVSTDEESKLKADSSRADDDMDSLFGEDDEEQPPKSREKALSRDASFAKEADIKTSMSDARDVLSKYSLRTRMDENALLSSCISGTIQLWDRRAGSGPQLTLPRDKATPPWCMSACWSHDGDRIYAGRRNATVDEYDLRYTLRASKTLKLPKISGPVSAVQALPNGKHILCASQDNIRIYDVTSSTSTPFLIVPGHHGGTISNMYVDPTCRFLISTSGNRGWQGTSTDTTLIYDIDLE; the protein is encoded by the coding sequence ATGGACGAGGTAGACGACATCTTGAACCAAAATCAAGTTGAAGAGGAAGAGGACGATGAGGACGACCTAGATGAGGAAATTGCCGACGTCGCGGACCCCGCCAATGGTAATGATGAGGAAGGCCAGGATGATGACGAGGAGCAGGAACACAATAtggacgaggacgaggacgaggacgatgatgcggaagaggaggacatggaggacgaggacgaggacatggaggatgaggacgaggacgaggacgaggacgaggacggcGACAACGCAGATCTCAATGGCAACTCGTACAGCAAGGTGGGGAGCAGCAAGACCACACCAGAGGTGGAAACCAGCCGAACATCTGCGTACGACAAAATCCACATGTACTACTcggagctggcgcgcaACGCTGTGCTGGCGTCCGACTACTCCATAACGCCAACCGCTGCGATTCCAATACAGACACACGTCCACTCCATCACGATGTCTAAGGGTCTGAAGTACCTTTTCCTGGGGGGTCAGGATGGCTACATTCGCAAGTTTGACTTCCTGAATACGATTGAAGGCAAATTGTCGCTGACGATCCTACAGAAGCATTCGCTCGTGGAGTCCATCTCTAATGCGGGCATTATGCTATCATATTGGGAGAATGAGGTACCGCAGGCGCAGAAGGACATGAAACTGACGAAGAACGGTAAGGAGTATGAACCGAAGGTCTCACCTGTACACTCGCTTGAGGTTCATTCTGAGTGCTTATACATATTGGCGGGCCAGGAGGGCGGTGGTATCACGCTGCAGGGCGTGCGTTACATGGAAGGCCAGATAGGCCATTACTTCAAGAAACACACAAGTACGGTAAACCAGCTACTACTGAACGATGATGAGACACGATTTGTTAGCGGCTCCTGGGATAAGCAGATCTTGGACTGGGACCTGCACACTGGACATTGCATCACAGAGTTCAAGGGAGTGCCTGCACAAATTTCAACATTATCTTTCAGGCCTCGGTATAGTACTGTTGAACTGTCTTCCCTAGTAAGCACTGACGAGGAAAGCAAGTTGAAAGCTGACAGTTCGAGGGCAGATGACGATATGGATTCTTTATTCGGGGAGGATGACGAGGAACAGCCCCCAAAATCCCGGGAAAAAGCACTATCTAGAGATGCCTCCTTTGCTAAAGAAGCGGACATAAAGACAAGCATGTCCGATGCACGGGATGTCCTGAGTAAATATTCTCTGCGGACAAGGATGGATGAAAACGCGCTGCTGTCCTCGTGCATAAGCGGTACAATTCAACTTTGGGACAGGCGCGCAGGATCAGGCCCTCAACTCACTCTACCCCGAGATAAAGCGACGCCTCCGTGGTGTATGTCAGCATGTTGGTCTCACGACGGTGACCGGATTTACGCTGGTAGAAGAAATGCTACAGTTGACGAGTACGACCTTCGCTACACACTGCGTGCGTCGAAGACTTTGAAATTGCCCAAAATTTCGGGCCCTGTCTCAGCCGTACAAGCGCTCCCAAACGGTAAGCATATCCTTTGCGCATCACAGGATAATATCCGAATATATGATGTCACTTCTAGCACATCAACTCCTTTCCTGATCGTTCCTGGCCACCATGGAGGCACTATTTCCAATATGTATGTTGACCCAACCTGCAGGTTCTTAATTAGTACTAGCGGGAATAGAGGCTGGCAAGGAACCTCCACAGATACTACGCTAATATATGATATCGACCTTGAATAA